A window from Chitinophaga filiformis encodes these proteins:
- a CDS encoding ABC transporter permease, with protein MQFRDTFSLAFRSVSGNRLRAGLTIAIIGFGIMALVGIFTAIDSMKNSIYSSFANMGANSFNIQSRALRIRIGGGGGATKGDKKSKVKTSNSNIPITYKEAMDFKQQYAFPAVVSVSTNATGNATVYKDDKKTNPNVRVIGGDENYLNLSNYTLREGRNLNLLDVESGRNVVLLGMDVAKKLFGDNLRNVVNSSIRVGNVRYRVVGVLAPKGNSGFMSADNVVITTVNNTRRIFDRPNVTYNLGVSVKDITQMEAAIGEATGLFRIIRHLTLKEEENFYINKSDSVAEMLFNLLGVVVFAAILIGAITLFGSAIGLTNIMLVSVAERTREIGVIKALGATRKVIWQQFLYEAVIISLLGGLLGVILGMLVGNIVSLLLKTDFIIPWLWITTGIVICAAVGLASGIYPAIKASRLDPIVALRYE; from the coding sequence ATGCAGTTCCGTGACACATTTTCCCTCGCCTTTCGCTCTGTTAGCGGCAACCGTTTGCGCGCAGGGCTTACTATAGCCATCATTGGTTTTGGTATTATGGCCCTGGTGGGCATTTTTACCGCCATAGACAGTATGAAGAACAGTATCTACAGCAGCTTTGCCAATATGGGGGCCAACAGCTTCAATATTCAGAGCAGGGCACTGAGGATACGCATAGGTGGTGGCGGAGGAGCAACAAAAGGCGACAAAAAATCCAAGGTAAAAACGTCCAATAGTAATATTCCTATTACTTACAAGGAAGCTATGGACTTTAAACAGCAGTATGCCTTCCCGGCCGTGGTAAGTGTGTCTACCAATGCCACAGGGAATGCTACCGTGTATAAAGACGACAAAAAGACGAATCCCAACGTACGTGTAATAGGAGGGGATGAGAACTACCTGAATTTATCCAATTATACATTGCGCGAAGGCCGTAATCTGAACCTGCTGGATGTAGAATCGGGCAGGAACGTGGTATTGCTGGGAATGGACGTAGCGAAGAAACTGTTTGGGGACAACCTGCGGAACGTTGTGAACAGCAGCATCCGGGTAGGGAATGTGCGTTATCGTGTTGTGGGAGTGTTAGCGCCGAAAGGGAACAGCGGTTTTATGAGCGCAGACAATGTGGTGATCACAACGGTCAACAATACACGTAGAATATTTGACCGCCCGAATGTGACCTACAATCTCGGTGTGTCAGTAAAAGACATCACCCAGATGGAAGCTGCTATAGGCGAGGCAACTGGCCTGTTCAGGATCATCCGCCACCTCACGCTCAAAGAAGAAGAGAACTTTTATATCAATAAAAGCGACAGTGTTGCAGAGATGCTGTTTAACCTGTTAGGTGTGGTAGTATTTGCTGCCATCCTGATCGGTGCGATCACATTGTTTGGCTCTGCTATCGGGCTGACAAACATCATGCTGGTATCAGTAGCGGAGCGTACCCGCGAAATAGGTGTTATCAAGGCGCTGGGCGCTACCAGAAAGGTGATATGGCAGCAGTTCCTGTACGAAGCTGTTATCATCAGCCTGCTGGGTGGTTTGCTGGGCGTGATACTCGGAATGCTGGTAGGAAACATCGTATCATTATTATTGAAAACCGATTTTATCATTCCGTGGTTATGGATAACGACAGGGATAGTGATCTGTGCGGCTGTAGGGCTTGCATCAGGTATTTATCCTGCCATCAAGGCTTCCCGCCTGGATCCGATAGTTGCGCTGCGTTACGAATAA
- a CDS encoding LacI family DNA-binding transcriptional regulator, whose protein sequence is MPNPPTIKEIAKRLNLAPSTVSRALHNHPRIGLRTRMKVQALARELQYEPNQTAIFFQQKKTFTLGIVLPELSEAFFSAAISGIEDTANKSNYMVLLGQSHDDAEREQKIVEIMKNHRVDGLLVSLAKNTVNYAHFEMLRKYNIPVVFFDRIPNMPDIHYVASNMESGTIQAVSLLLQGGHRVIGMINGPEKLIASQQRTTGYQKAMQLQRLKYDASLNINADLTKEGTRHAMQQLLAHKRKVTAIVAFNDYVSQDAVQYALEQGLEINKDLTFVSYANLPLSSYMAFPPLASVEQYPYLQGQRATEILLELLSGKLAPDQYQQVVIDSRLVIAAGR, encoded by the coding sequence ATGCCTAATCCTCCCACCATAAAAGAAATTGCCAAAAGGCTGAACCTGGCTCCTTCCACAGTATCCAGGGCCCTGCACAATCATCCGCGTATCGGGTTGAGAACCAGGATGAAAGTACAGGCGCTGGCCCGGGAACTGCAATATGAGCCCAACCAGACAGCTATTTTTTTCCAGCAGAAAAAAACTTTTACGCTCGGTATCGTATTACCGGAATTGTCAGAAGCCTTCTTCTCAGCTGCCATCAGTGGCATAGAGGATACGGCAAATAAGAGCAATTATATGGTCCTGCTGGGGCAATCGCATGACGACGCTGAGCGGGAGCAGAAGATCGTGGAAATAATGAAGAATCACCGGGTGGACGGCTTGCTGGTTTCCCTGGCTAAGAATACGGTGAATTACGCACATTTTGAGATGCTGCGGAAGTATAATATACCAGTCGTGTTCTTTGACCGTATCCCTAACATGCCCGACATTCATTATGTGGCCTCAAACATGGAGTCGGGTACTATACAGGCTGTCTCTCTTTTATTGCAAGGGGGGCACCGCGTTATCGGGATGATCAATGGTCCCGAAAAACTGATTGCCAGCCAGCAACGTACCACCGGCTACCAGAAAGCCATGCAGCTGCAGCGTTTAAAATATGACGCCAGCCTCAATATAAATGCCGATCTGACCAAAGAAGGCACCCGCCATGCCATGCAACAGTTACTGGCGCATAAAAGAAAGGTGACCGCTATCGTGGCATTCAATGACTATGTATCCCAGGATGCAGTGCAATATGCGCTTGAGCAGGGCCTGGAGATCAACAAGGATCTTACTTTCGTCAGTTATGCCAACCTGCCCTTAAGCAGCTATATGGCTTTTCCTCCCCTGGCATCCGTAGAACAGTATCCTTACCTGCAGGGACAAAGAGCTACGGAGATACTGCTGGAACTCCTGTCAGGCAAACTGGCGCCGGATCAATACCAGCAGGTTGTGATCGATTCCCGGCTGGTGATTGCAGCGGGCAGATAA